AGCCATTAATAAGTAATTAGTCACTAGCAATGAATATGTAGTCAAATAGTCCCAGAGAACTAAGGTTGGAAGGGTCAAGACATTTATGGGCAATGAATGATTACTAGTTGATAAATGATTAATTTAATCATCATCATTGGTTGTATAGCGTTGCTTTATGTAAATTAATAAGTAGCCATTTATGAATAAGTAATTAGTGACTGGGAACGAACATATAGTCAAGTAGTCCTAgagaactagggctggaaggattaaaaaaatattaaattaatggCCAATGAATGATTACTTGTTGATATATGATCAACAATCAGTAAACATTGCATTATGTTAATTGATGTGTCCATTAATAAGTAATTAGTAATTTAGAAACATAGGGCAGTAGCGCTGGAAGGGTCAAAACATTAAATGAATGGCCAATGAAGATTACTAGTTGATTGATTATTATCATCATAAAGCACTGCTATACAATGAAGGATTAATCAGTCATTTATGAACAAGTAATTAGTCACTGGGAATGAATATATTCATCAAGAGTcctagagaagtagagctggaagggttaaaaaaatattaaattaatggCCAAAGAATGATTTCTAGATGATTAATGATTGATCCTATAACATTGCTTTATTCATTAATAGCTGCTTGTTAATTATCAAGTAGCATAAGTAATTGAGAACGAATGTAGAGCCCTGGAgcagtagagctggaaggggcaAAACATTAAACAAATGGCCAAAGAATGATTACTAGTTGATTAATGATGGATTAATCATTGCTTGGATAGCAGTCCTTTATGCTGATCAATAAGCAGCCACTAATTAGTAAGCAATTGTCCATTGGGAATGAACATGTAGTCGAGGGTCCTGGAGGGTCAACATTTTGCATTAATGGCCAACGAATGGTTGATTACTAACGACTAATTGACCGTATACCACTGATTGTATGTACTAATTATACCATACGAATTGATTGCCTACCATTGCTTTACGTTGATAAGCAGCCATTAACTAACGAGACCTTAATGTTCAGTGAACGATTACTAGTGGATTAATGATGAATTAATCATTGATTTGCTGATCAATAAGCAGCCACTAATTAATGAGCAGTGAGTCGGGGGAAGCCGGGCTGCAAGCGGCAGCAGACGCATGATTACGAGTCTAATTAATGAACGCTAGCCGGTCCCGTAAGTGAGGCCGGCGGCAGGGCGCTGGAGCTGCGCGCGCCGCCCGGCCGCAGGGGGCGCTGTGGCGCCGCCGCCCGCAGGCGGAAGCGCCGACCGCCACGTGAGCGCGGTGACGTCAGGCGCGCGACGCCCGGGCGAAGGCCCCCCCCCGGTTGGGGCTGGCCGCGGCGGCGCCTGCGCCGGGATGTCGGCGGGTGCGGGGTGCCCGCTGGCCGAGGACAGCTTCACCCGCTTCTCGTCGCAGAGCAACGTGTACGGGCTGGCGGCGCTgggcgcggcggggccgggcgggctgCTGGTGGCCACGCTGAAGGGGAAGGTGATCCACTTCCGCTACCACCACCTCAGCCACGGCCTGCGGCCCCTGGCCCGCGAGCTCCAGTTCACCTACATCCCCGGTGAGCGCCCGCGGCCTGCCAGCTGCGGGTCACCCACGTCCCCGCTGGAGGTCAGGGGGCAAGGGGGCGGGGCTAGAGAGCTGCGGGTCACCCACATCCCTGGTGGAGGTCAGGGGGCAAGGGGGCGTGGCTACAGCTGCGGGTCACCCACATCCCTGGTGGAGGTCAGGGGGCAAGGGGGCGGGGCTAGAGAGCTGCGGGTCACCCACATCCCTGGTGGAGGTCAGGGGTCAAGGGGGTGTGGCTAAAGAGCTGCGGGTCACCCATATCCCTGGTGGAGGTCAGGGGGCAAGGGGGCGTGGCCTGGGAGCTGCGGGTCACCCACGTCTGCGGTGGAGGTCAGGGGTCGCAGGCCCGGGGGGGGTCAGGGGTCGCGGGCGAGGCCGGTGCTGACGCGGGGCCCGCGGCCGTTGCAGTGGACGCCGAGATCGTCTCCATCGACACCTTCTGCAAGTCGCCGCCCAAGCGGGGCCTGGTGGTGGGAATCACCTTCATCAAGGTACGGGGGCGTCTCCCCCCTTCCTAGCGCTCCCAGGGGCAAAGCCCCAGCCGGGGCGGCGGGCGATGCTCCGAGGGGCTTCGGAGGAGCCGCGGCCGCAGCCAGGCGGGCGCAGGCTCGTTAGCGCCAGGCTAAAttacacccccccgccccccccccatggagagGGGGGTCCTGCGCTGCCGGGAGCCACCCCAGCCTCCGCCGTGACGCTGCCCCCGTCCGTCCATCCGTCCCCCCCCAGGACTCCGGAGACAAAGCCACCCCCTTCCTCAACATCTACTGCGACTACGAGCCGGGATCCGAGTACGACTTGGACTCCATCGCCCGTGAGTGGTGGGCTGGCCCCGGGCCGGAGATGGGAGCTTCGTCCCGGCCGCGCGCGCGCGCCCTCGGGCCTGGCGGCGCGCTCGCGGGCCGGCCTGTTAGTGGGACAGTGCAGGCCGCCCCGGACGTCCGTGGGTGCAGTCCAGCCTCCCGGCTCTCACCCCCTcgcccccaggctggcagacgTGTCTTATCGCGCTGTCTCTGGGCATTCATTTTGCAAGTGTAGCCGGCGTACGTTTATTGCGCGATGCGCTTGTGCATTGTGTGCTAATTaccatgcacatgtggctggtctccATTTATTGCGTGATTCACCGCTTCACTTCTTTGTTTACTAACTACTAGGCATGTGTGGACTGTTTACACTTATTGTGCAATCTGCTAGCTAATTGCATACTAATTACTGTGCACGTGCATCTGGTCTCCATGTATTGTGCGATTCGCCAGCTCGTTGCGTGCTAACTGCTGTGCACATGTGGCTGGTTTATATTTATTGTACGATCCACCGGTTAATTGCATACTAATTACTGTGCACGTGTGGCCGGGCTCCATTTATGGCGCGATTCAACCGTTCATTGTATGCCAGCTGCTGTGCACATGTGGCTGGTTTACACTTATTGCACAATTCACCGGTCTGTTGTGTGCTAATTACCGTGCCCGTGTGGCCAGTCTACACTTACTGCACAGCTGCCCGATAAATGGCGTGATGTATGTAACATGTAGCGCAGGGGCCTGTCTCAGTGCACATCTTCCCACCGTCCTTGACAAAGTTTCCACTTGGGTTTTAACGAGCCCATGGCTCTAACGAGCTGGGGGGACTGTGCAAGGCCTCCTGGGAGAGGACACTGCCAGGTTTTATGCTGCCGCTGGGACCGGCTCCAACCCAGCGGCGCCCTGGCTCCGCGGAGGGGTGCCCGGGGCAACTCCTCACGGGCCGTGTCGTCTCCTCCCAGAGAGCTGCCTGAATCTGGAGCTGCGCTTCACCCCGTTCCAGCTCTACCACGCCGAGTACGTACCCGCCTGGCACCCACCCACTCGCAGGGCACGGGGGCTCAGCCTGCTTCCTACGGGCCCGTCTGGGCTGGGGGAAGCATCTGGGCGCGGGGGTTCGCTGGCCCGGACGGTCGTGGGCCTGGCAGCCTCCCGACCTCCCCGCCTCGCCTTGGCGTTTCCTCACGTGTCCTCCCTGAACGGCTACAGCGTgtcaccccagagctgggcgcagTCCAGCGACACGCGTAGAGCTCGATGCTGGGGGGTGAAGGGCTAAGGGAGGGGGTGGGCTGCCAGACCCAGGGGCTGTTCtgcacgtgggggggggggggggggggggatgtccaAGGGGGCACACACCAGAGGGTCTCCTCTCTGCTCTCCCCAGAGTGTGCGTCGGGGACCAGCCCGAGACCGTCTTTCTCCTCAGCGGGAACGACCCCAGCATCCACCTCTACAAGGAGGTGAGAGGATCACGGCGGCGGGGGGGACAGAGCCGGCATCCCCTGGCCGGGTGGGGGGGTCATGTTAGTCCCAGTTCGGCCCCTTGTGCGAGGGGCTGTGCCGGCCCCTGGTGACGCTcggtccttccctccccccaccccagaatgaGGGGCTGCACCAGTTCGAGGAGCAGCCCGTGGAGGACCTCTTCCccgagctccaggagctgcccagcaagtaggagaaggcagaggggctgggctggggcacacccACGAGCAAGCGTGTGCACACGCGGGGATATGGCGTCTCCCCGGCTGTGCTGGAGACAGCCCCCTCCTTATTCGCTGCCCATCGGGGGTCCGTGGGGTCCCCCTGGCCAgctgccccccatcccaactGCCCCCTCCTTGTGCCTGCAGCGTGCTGTGGCTGGACGTCTGCAACCTGCCTGGCTCCGGGCAGCGGCTCACGGCCCTCGGCTGCCAAAGCGGCTACGTCCGGGTAGCCTGGGTGGACCAGACCAGCAGAGGTGAgcccgggggcaggggctgggtggatGCCAAGGAGTGGGGGGATAGATTCCCCAGACCCCCACGCAGCCCCCCATACCCTCTTTGCTCCCCTACAGTGGTGCTACAGAGCTGGAGCATCCAGCAGGATGGGCCCATCTCCAGGGTCCTGGTGTTCCCGCTGCCCCTCCAGGAGCCGGCCCCGAGCGGTAagtgtggctgggggggggcaaggctCAAGGAGGCCACAAGagaccaggcccaggcaggcaagagctgcctcagctgtCTGGACACCTGTGTGCGTTGCTGCGTGCCACCAACCTCATCTCCCCCCCACAGGTGACACTGAGGACCCACCGCAGGGTTACAGTGTGCTGGTGAGCAGCACCATGGAGCTGACTGTTGTGTACCGGTGGGTGCTGGGGGGGTGTCCTGGGGATGTACGGGGGCAGGCTGGCTCAGTGGGGGCGTCCATGGGCTGAGAGCGGTCCAGGGCACCTCTGAACcccccatcccacacacagaCGCGGTAGGAGCCGGCCACCTACCCCCAGCTTCCCTATGGTCTCCCCCAGctcacacccctgccctggcccacagGGACGTGCTGCGCCAGGGCCTGGGCGACCAGCTGGTGCTGCCGGGCAGTGACCAGCACGACAGCGTCCTCTGCGCCCTGGTCACTGATGTCGACTTTGATGGTGCCCACGAGATCCTGCTGGGCACCTATGGACAGGTAGGTGGCGCCGGGGCGTGTGcctgtgcatgcaggtgtgtgccCGTGTGTGCGGGTGTGTGAATGCAAGTGTGCATATGTTCAGGTGTGCTTGCATACGCTTGTGCATGCTTGTGAGCATGTATGCGCTTGTATATGCATATGTGCGCGTGCTAGCATGCATGTGCTTGCATCCACGCGTGCATCTGTGCTTGTACGTGCATGTCCTAGTATGCATGTGTGCTTACTTGCATGCAAATGTTGTATGCACGttcacgcatgcatgcatgtatgtgcacgtGTAAATCCCAGTATACAGGTGTGcttgcatgcatatgtgtgcacgTGCTTGCTTGTATGTGAGTGTTGTGTGTTCATGCATCCTTATATGCACGCGCATGCATCCTAgtatgcatgtgtctgcatgcatccttgcatgcacatgcatgggtgcatgtgtacacgtgtgtgcatgcatgcatgtgtgtgtgcacataggCCCTCTAGAAAAACTGAagcctgcctgctcctctcccagctgTAGGGAAtgaggtttttgggggggggggggggtcataaggggttggggggctgcccaggcaggggaaacaggcagagcccaggactggctcctgcccccctgcatgTCCTGCACGGGAGGTGGTGTGAGGGTGGGGGTCTCCGGCCCCCACGGCCCCTCCCCATGCCCGGCTCCTCTCcgccctgcaggagctgctgtgcTACAAGCCCCGGGGCCCGGGGGCCGAGTTCCAGCTGTGTTGGCGACggagcttccccagccccctgctctccctgctctaCGCCGACCTGACGGGCGATGGGCTGCGGGAGCTGGCTGTCGTCTGCCTCAAGGGGCTGCATGTCCTGCAGGTAGGCCCTGCCCGTGCCTGgcagctcccctccctgtcccgaacatcctgccccaccccagaggtggctgcatgtcTGCGCCAGGGcagccctccactgccccaccggCCAGTTGTGGACCCTCCATCCCTGGAGGGGTCCAAGGAGAGGCACTGGTGGGGCATGATGTGGGCATGGCCttgcctgggctctgctctgggggGCTCTGGGCCTTTCTGGTTGCCCCCCACCTTTCTGCTACAGGTATCGGGGTTCTAAGCCCCCCCCCACAAGTGCTGAGGATGGGGAGTGGGCCGTGCCAATGCTcctggcaccaaccccgcagggtcctggctggagggtcttgcccccacACTCGGGCTCAGCTCAACACTGCacgggggcaggaggggattttacccctgctcagactggtggggGTTGCTGTCCTCCCTAGGGCTGGGCAAGAGCCATCCAGGCAGGAGGCGGCTCTCGGGCACGTACAAccctgagcaccccccccccccgtatccccctcggccccagcccccatggtggcgaagggaggatgggggagcccctgggagctggcagggccccGGGGCCGCTCACCCTCGTGCTCATcttcccccccagcacagcctgaCGCAGACGGCGCAGTATCTCCTGGAGCGGCTGCGCAGCCGCGTGGCTCGACGCTGCCCCCGGGAGGGGGAGACGGGGCCGGAGTGACGCCCgtgggcagctgggagccagagggCTCGGGGCCACGGGACCTTACGCTTTGCAGACGCCCCCTCCCCTGGCCTTCCTGGAGCAGCGTGGCCCCCGgcgcctggactcctgggttctcagCCCCCGAACGTAACCCCCCCCAGCCGATGTAAATGCTCATTAAACCCCCTTTCCCAGTCCGCGTGCCCtgttgctgcttccctgcccggGTTGGGGGCCCGTGGCCAGGGTCTTGGCAGCGCGGGGAGGGGTCGGGCCCTCCAGGGAGCTCCAGCGTACGTGACAGCCCCTGCTGCACCTCCTGGCTTGGGGAAACAAGCCCGGAGCAGGCTCGTGGCTGGACCCTGGCGTGCCCACTCGAAGCTGAGTGGAGACCCCCAgggctgcctccctggctgcacccctggagcgagggggcctgatcctgcgGCCAGCTGGGCCCGGTCCTCACTGCCTGTAGGGATGGGGGCAGCCGGCTCTGTTTGCCCCCCTATAGAGACGGGGCAGgggtgaaatctgccctcctgggggcagccaggccccTCATCCATAGGCGCTGCGGCCACAGCCCATtggctccagcatcccagcacgtGCAGCTCCCCGGACCAATCGAGGCCAGGTGGTTTGCATActggcaggaggagggtggggggtgcgTCACCATGGGAACGGCTCCCGCTGCCTGGAAACGGGGAGGAAATGGAGGATTCTGGCACAGTCCACGGGAGGGGATGGTTTTTAACAGCCTTTGGCCCTAGtctgccaggctgccctgtgccctCGGCCCTTTGGCCTCGGGGTGAAGGGAGGAGCGCAAGCCACAGGCTTTTGGCACCCCTGGGTCCCGCCAGGAGCCCCCCTGCAAGGCCGCGGCCTGTCCTCACCCCCGCCCCAAACCCGGgttgccagcacccctggcaccAGCCCCTTGCCTCCCCTCACCCGCCTGGCACCCCCCAGCTTCAGGCATCGAGGGCGCCAGCTTGGGACGTCCGGCGGCCCTGGGGGGCCGGAGCGGGCGCGTCCCTCGCGGCTGCGGCCCTAGGGCGCCTGCGGCCAGCCTTCGGGTCCTGGGTCCCCGCCGCACCCTGGGTCCGTGCTTGCTCGGTCCCGGGTCCCCAGACACCCTGGTCCTCGCTCCGCGCACACCCGGGTTCCTGCTCCGGCGCCCGGGGTCTAGCTCCTCCGACACCGGGGTCTAGGTCCCTCGGCCCAAGCTCCCCGCGCTCCCGGGTTCTAGGTCCCTTGCTCCAGACTCCCCGCGCTCCCGGGTTCTAGGTCCCGCGGGCCAGGCCCGGGCCCCTTTCCccttgctcctgcccccccccggcgCTGTCCAGCACGGAGCTGTCCGCGCCCCGCGGTGCTGAAGCTgcgttgtggggggggggtcggAGCCAGCGGAACTCCCtgcaacaacccccccccccagctctgcccctgccccccccagggcGGGGGGCGGTTTCTGGGGAGGGGCCGAgctgctccccgccccctcccctccctccggctccggctccggctccagccgCCGCCACAGCCCGCCACCCCGGCCATGGACCGCGAGTAACTTGGACCCCCCCGGAGCCCGTCTCGGACCCCCCCGGTAAGAGCTGCATGGACCGATGGGTGGATATGGGGGGGGGACAgctgctccccccccagctcctcgctgcttttaaagcagcagcccctggcagggggggtccccactcccccccacgcCCTACAGCGGGGGGGTCCGCTCCGGGCTCCACGCAcgtgggaggagaaggggggtcatgccccccacccccagccagctccatcttgtgcccccttccctgctcctgcctcccctcccttccagctgtcagaccccccccccccttcgccGGTCCCGGGAACAGGTGGCCGGagcctgggggggcgggggggagccaCCAATCccttggtgctgggggggggggctaaatCCAGcgctgctgtggtgctggggggtGGATGGATCCATCCATcccctggtgctggggggtgGATGGGAGCGGTGGCAGCGCCCGGCTGCTAAGTGATGtctttgcctcccccccccccatcatgagCTGGACCCCCCCCAGCCCGGGGGCAACGGGCTCTTGTGACATCCCCTGAGCCCCccacatctccccccaccccgcaaggACCACGTtcccatgttgggggggggggagccggAGGCGTTGTGCCAGCGGAGAATCCCCCCCGACGCTGCTCGTGGTACAGGGCTCAGGACGCATGTGGGTttgggtcctttccagccctccccccccccgacgcTGGACACACGTGCAGCACGAGCACACGCATGTCATGGGCCCTCGTGCGAGGCCTCTGGCCCCCTGGGAgggtctgggcagggcagggatcccgCTCGTGGCCCTATatggccccagccccggcgcGCCAGGCGCTGTACGTGCCCATCTGCAGTAGATCTGGCTCGAACCCAGATCCctgggggctggtgcctgggcgcttcctcaccacccccccacccccatctggctACCCCCGCGTCCAGCGTCGCCAGCTGGTattgggccaggggcagggatcGGGGCGCTGGGTGCCCGGCtcccccctggtgctgggggtcATGGCAGGGGGGTTATGGGAGACTGTGTCCCCCCCAGGTCACCAATGCGATGCCCCCCagtttctccctgcccccaaggcTGGAGTGAAGCCCTTTCCCCTTGGCTCTGGGGGGGCTTATGCTTTCCTGTGACCCTAGGGGCACGCCGTCCCCCTGACCTCTGACCCCTGACCCCCGCAGCAGCCGGGGCCAGGCCGTTGCAGGGGGGCAGcgccggggcaggggctggtatCAATGGAAACTGGAGTGAGTCCAGTTTACACCCATGGGGATCTGGCCTGTTAATGTAAACTGGAGTGACTTCAGGTTACGCCCATTCAGGTCTAGCCCATTGATGTAAACCAGAGTGACTCCAGTTTACTCCTGCTGGGTTCTGGCTCACTTATGTAAACCAGAGTGACTTCAGGTTACACCCATTGCGATCTGGCATGCTGGTGTAAGCCAGAATGACTCCAGGTTATATCCATTAGGATCTGGCTCAGACATAAACTGGAGTCACTCCAGTTTACACCCGCTGGGTGGCTTCTGGCCGACTGGTATAAACCAAAGGGACTCCGAATTACACCCACTGGGATCCAGCCTGTTGATGTCAACTGGAGTGACTTCAGGTTACACCTGTGGGGGATCCAACTCACTGATGGAAATTGGAGTGACTCCAGTTTACCCCCACTGGGACCCAGCTCAGTGATGTAAACCGCAGCGagtccagctccccctgccagcatgtggcccatgggtgGAGACTAGAGACGGCCCCCCCACCGCACGGCGAAGCCCCCAGTCGGGGGCGGCAGCAGCGCGTGGACTCCTGGGTCCTGACGCGGCGCCCGGGCGGGAGGGGGCCCGGGCCCGGCCCTGGCGCGGCACCAAGGTCCCTATTAGCAGCTAATGGAGCCCTTTGTGGCGTCACCTCCCGGACGGATTAATTGATGTTTCACCCAGACGCAGTAATGAGGCGATTACATTAATTACAGGAGCGCGGCGGGAGGCAGCTGCCGGGCCTAGGCCGTGgcgccggggtggggggggctccggATTCACTCCGGATCATGGGGCCCGGGCCCATGCCCACCGGCTGGGAGCTGCTGTGGATGTGGAGCGAGTCCTGTTTACGCCTGCTGGGGTCTAGTCCATGGGTGTAAACCAGAGTGACTCCAGTTTACTCCACTTGGGATCTGTCTGGCTTGTGGATCTAAGGCAAGGTGACTCCAATTTATACCTGCTAGGGTCTGGTCTTGCATGGAAACCAGAGTGACTCCAGTTTACGCCATCTGGGCTCTGGCTTGTGGTTCTGTGCCAGGGTGATTCCAATTTATGCTTGGTCTGTGGGTGTAAACTGGAGTGACTCCAGGTTACACCACCCAGGATCTAGCCAGAGTGACTCCAGCTTACACCATTtgagatctggcccatggatctgAGCCAGGGTGACTCCAGTTTATACCTgccagaatctggcccatggatgtaAACTGGAGTGACTCTGTTTTACACCACCCCAGGATGTGCCCTTTTGATCTAAACCAGAGTCACTCCAGTTTAGGCCCACCAGGGTCTGGCCCATGAGTGTAAACAGGAGTGACTCCAGATTACCCCTAGCCTGTAGATGTAAACCAGAGTGACTCCAGTTGACACCACCCAGGATCTCAGCCAGGACGACTCCGGTTTACACCTGCTGGGATCTGGCTCATGGATATAAACCGGAGTGACTCCAGTTGACACCCGCCGGGATCTGGCCCGTGGATTGCACCGTCCCTTTTTTCCAGAGCTTTTCCCCGGGAAGTTGCTATGGCGATGACATCACAGGGGAAGTCTAGGCCTGGTCGGCTTATCCCGGGATAGGGGGCGTGTGTCTGCTCCTATCCcggggcagcacctggggctccCGCGGGGCCGGCTATGAGCCACCCGGCTCGTTAGCTGCAGCCTGGGCCTGTGCTAATGAAGCCTCGGTCCTTAACGAGGGACCTGCCAGGCCCAAGGCCGAGCTGGGGCAGCCGGTgctgtcctggggtggggggtgcatggggagagctccccccccccagactctgCTCAGCCCCCGGAGGGGCTGTCCCCCCCCACATTGGGCCATGTGTGTGTCTCCGTGGGCAGGTGGTGGCTGCGTGACGCACGCTGTGCTGCGC
This sequence is a window from Alligator mississippiensis isolate rAllMis1 chromosome 15, rAllMis1, whole genome shotgun sequence. Protein-coding genes within it:
- the KPTN gene encoding KICSTOR complex protein kaptin isoform X1 — protein: MSAGAGCPLAEDSFTRFSSQSNVYGLAALGAAGPGGLLVATLKGKVIHFRYHHLSHGLRPLARELQFTYIPVDAEIVSIDTFCKSPPKRGLVVGITFIKDSGDKATPFLNIYCDYEPGSEYDLDSIAQSCLNLELRFTPFQLYHAEVCVGDQPETVFLLSGNDPSIHLYKENEGLHQFEEQPVEDLFPELQELPSNVLWLDVCNLPGSGQRLTALGCQSGYVRVAWVDQTSRVVLQSWSIQQDGPISRVLVFPLPLQEPAPSGDTEDPPQGYSVLVSSTMELTVVYRDVLRQGLGDQLVLPGSDQHDSVLCALVTDVDFDGAHEILLGTYGQELLCYKPRGPGAEFQLCWRRSFPSPLLSLLYADLTGDGLRELAVVCLKGLHVLQPDADGAVSPGAAAQPRGSTLPPGGGDGAGVTPVGSWEPEGSGPRDLTLCRRPLPWPSWSSVAPGAWTPGFSAPERNPPQPM
- the KPTN gene encoding KICSTOR complex protein kaptin isoform X2; translation: MSAGAGCPLAEDSFTRFSSQSNVYGLAALGAAGPGGLLVATLKGKVIHFRYHHLSHGLRPLARELQFTYIPVDAEIVSIDTFCKSPPKRGLVVGITFIKDSGDKATPFLNIYCDYEPGSEYDLDSIAQSCLNLELRFTPFQLYHAEVCVGDQPETVFLLSGNDPSIHLYKENEGLHQFEEQPVEDLFPELQELPSNVLWLDVCNLPGSGQRLTALGCQSGYVRVAWVDQTSRVVLQSWSIQQDGPISRVLVFPLPLQEPAPSGDTEDPPQGYSVLVSSTMELTVVYRDVLRQGLGDQLVLPGSDQHDSVLCALVTDVDFDGAHEILLGTYGQELLCYKPRGPGAEFQLCWRRSFPSPLLSLLYADLTGDGLRELAVVCLKGLHVLQHSLTQTAQYLLERLRSRVARRCPREGETGPE